One window from the genome of Hyperolius riggenbachi isolate aHypRig1 chromosome 6, aHypRig1.pri, whole genome shotgun sequence encodes:
- the LOC137522310 gene encoding uro-adherence factor A-like: protein MDHCYKLHATCLHTKYLTKQSLEDGQSLEDGQSLEEGQSLEDGQSLEDRQSLEDRQSLEDRQSLEDGQSLEDGQSLEDGQSLEEGQSLEDGQSLEDRQSLEDGQSLEDGQSLEDGQSLEDGQSLEDGQSLEEGQSLEDGHSLEDRQSLEDRQSLEDRQSLEDGQSLEDGQSLEDGQCLEDGQCLEDGQCLEDGQSLEDGQSLEEGQSLEDGQSLEEGQSLEDGQSLE from the exons ATGGATCATTGCTACAAGCTACACGCGACATGTTTGCACAcaaagtatctcacaaaa CAGAGCTTGGAGGATGGGCAGAGCTTGGAGGATGGGCAGAGCttggaggaggggcagagcttgGAGGATGGGCAGAGCTTGGAGGATAGGCAGAGCTTGGAGGATAGGCAGAGCTTGGAGGATAGGCAGAGCTTGGAGGATGGGCAGAGCTTGGAGGATGGGCAGAGCTTGGAGGATGGGCAGAGCttggaggaggggcagagcttgGAGGATGGGCAGAGCTTGGAGGATAGGCAGAGCTTGGAGGATGGGCAGAGCTTGGAGGATGGGCAGAGCTTGGAGGATGGGCAGAGCTTGGAGGATGGGCAGAGCTTGGAGGATGGGCAGAGCttggaggaggggcagagcttgGAGGATGGGCATAGCTTGGAGGATAGGCAGAGCTTGGAGGATAGGCAGAGCTTGGAGGATAGGCAGAGCTTGGAGGATGGGCAGAGCTTGGAGGATGGGCAGAGCTTGGAGGATGGGCAGTGCTTGGAGGATGGGCAGTGCTTGGAGGATGGGCAGTGCTTGGAGGATGGGCAGAGCTTGGAGGATGGGCAGAGCttggaggaggggcagagcttgGAGGATGGGCAGAGCttggaggaggggcagagcttgGAGGATGGGCAGAGCTTAGAATAG